In Massilia antarctica, the following are encoded in one genomic region:
- a CDS encoding PAS domain S-box protein, with amino-acid sequence MWITLYHQMGVERDAAHHDAVLSSQALARVLSEHVSHILRQSDHATQLFKLKYEETQGSLRLPEFSQRNGLLDSVLPAKLNLPMALLDRHGMLLDSANGFNSGPGPTAATSWFLALAGGAGDASQFSTPVVEPRSGKWLIQIARRLDNADGSFAGVIVIMIDPLYFVDDYDRVSVDDEAALFLWAHGAHLTIGRVGERLFVGERLDFRARKGAGALAGELEPNAPPDRIARIYSYSDMDRYALVAVVGITERAAMEKFERHRIRYLWIALAVTLGIVAVTALLMRQSARLRASMRAARDAQATSRAAAEGSLDGVMFLKARRDAGGIITDFVVADINDKGAAMLGHTRAAVTGQGILPLLPRDVDPPFLERYARVLIELQPLEEEVELRAPGERAVWIRHQIVPIPDGVAVSWRDISARKLAELEISGNRGFLQSLIEHLPLLIYVKSVRPASFGTMVVWNKAAEAATGYAADDVIGKTDCVAFAPDFALCSLEEDRAMMASPAAVDLPEKPLRRPDGELRYLHTVSVPLFDNAGAIEYILCIAEDVTRRHEQEQNLRNSEAQLTAITNASPLGLIRADLRGNCTYVNRMFETITGLTREQALGRGWTQALHPEERDSLNAIFQHQRRNPEPFKKVVRCLRPDGSLVWTSVKVAAVRIGERIEGFVGTIDDITTLREAELALRESEARLRTIADTLPAMVAYIDANQVYRFHNLAYHREFGRDGAAVPGMTVRQTVGEQRFATLEPYILRALKGETLVFEEHDESEGTERTLEVTYIPQLGEDGATVVGFHVMRQDITSQKREKKRLLKLAQVDALTGLANRAGFLHKLSVAMRESADDGHLMALMYMDVDHFKPVNDTYGHHVGDALLKAFSARLTQTLRASDTVARLGGDEFTIIMEKLARPEDAQAIAAKIVSAMQAPFELGTVTVSVSASIGLAYFSGGTLEPDALLQQADMQLYQAKQAGRNTWRAAA; translated from the coding sequence ATGTGGATCACCCTGTATCACCAGATGGGGGTCGAGCGCGACGCCGCCCATCACGACGCAGTACTGTCGAGCCAAGCCTTGGCGCGCGTGCTGTCCGAGCATGTCAGCCACATCCTGCGCCAGAGCGACCACGCGACCCAACTTTTCAAGCTCAAGTACGAGGAAACCCAGGGCAGCCTGCGCCTGCCCGAATTTTCCCAGCGCAACGGCCTGCTCGACAGCGTGCTGCCGGCCAAGCTCAACCTGCCGATGGCCCTGCTCGACCGCCACGGCATGCTGCTCGACAGCGCCAACGGCTTTAACAGCGGTCCCGGCCCCACCGCCGCCACCTCCTGGTTCCTCGCGCTCGCGGGCGGGGCCGGCGATGCCTCCCAATTCTCGACCCCGGTGGTCGAGCCGCGCAGCGGCAAGTGGCTGATCCAGATCGCGCGCCGCCTCGACAACGCCGACGGCAGCTTCGCCGGCGTTATCGTGATCATGATCGACCCGCTCTACTTCGTCGACGACTACGACAGGGTCAGCGTCGACGACGAGGCCGCCCTGTTCCTGTGGGCGCACGGTGCCCATCTCACGATCGGGCGCGTGGGCGAGCGCCTGTTCGTGGGCGAACGCCTCGATTTTCGCGCGCGCAAGGGGGCCGGCGCCCTCGCCGGCGAACTCGAACCGAACGCGCCGCCGGACCGCATCGCGCGCATCTACAGCTACAGCGACATGGACCGCTACGCCCTGGTGGCGGTGGTAGGCATCACCGAGCGCGCCGCGATGGAAAAATTCGAGCGCCACCGCATCCGCTACCTGTGGATAGCGCTGGCCGTGACCCTGGGCATCGTCGCGGTGACGGCGCTGCTGATGCGCCAGAGCGCGCGCCTGCGCGCCAGCATGCGCGCCGCGCGCGACGCCCAGGCCACCTCGCGCGCGGCCGCCGAGGGCAGCCTCGATGGCGTCATGTTCCTCAAGGCGCGCCGCGACGCCGGCGGCATCATCACCGACTTCGTCGTCGCCGACATCAACGACAAGGGCGCGGCCATGCTGGGCCACACGCGCGCCGCCGTCACCGGACAGGGCATCCTGCCGCTGCTGCCGCGCGACGTCGACCCGCCGTTCCTCGAACGCTACGCCCGCGTGCTGATCGAATTGCAGCCGCTCGAAGAAGAAGTCGAACTGCGCGCCCCCGGCGAGCGGGCAGTATGGATCCGCCATCAGATCGTGCCGATTCCGGATGGGGTGGCGGTGAGCTGGCGCGACATCAGCGCGCGCAAGCTGGCCGAACTCGAAATCAGCGGCAACCGCGGTTTCCTGCAGTCGCTGATCGAACACCTGCCGCTGCTCATTTACGTCAAGAGCGTGCGCCCGGCCAGCTTCGGCACCATGGTGGTGTGGAACAAGGCCGCCGAAGCGGCCACCGGCTACGCCGCCGACGACGTGATCGGCAAGACCGACTGCGTCGCCTTCGCCCCCGATTTCGCCCTGTGCAGCCTGGAGGAAGACCGCGCCATGATGGCCAGTCCGGCGGCGGTCGACTTGCCCGAAAAACCGCTGCGCCGGCCCGACGGCGAACTGCGCTACCTGCACACGGTGTCGGTACCGCTGTTCGACAACGCCGGCGCCATCGAATACATCCTGTGCATCGCCGAGGACGTGACCCGGCGCCATGAGCAGGAACAGAACCTGCGCAACAGCGAAGCGCAGCTGACCGCGATCACCAACGCTTCCCCGCTCGGCCTGATCCGCGCCGACCTGCGCGGCAACTGCACCTACGTCAACCGCATGTTCGAAACCATCACCGGCCTCACGCGCGAGCAGGCGCTGGGCCGCGGCTGGACCCAGGCGCTTCATCCGGAGGAGCGCGACAGCCTCAATGCGATCTTCCAGCACCAGCGCAGGAACCCCGAACCGTTCAAGAAAGTGGTGCGCTGCCTGCGTCCGGACGGCAGCCTGGTATGGACATCGGTCAAGGTGGCGGCGGTGCGCATCGGCGAACGCATCGAAGGTTTTGTCGGCACCATCGACGACATCACCACCCTGCGCGAAGCCGAACTGGCGCTGCGCGAAAGCGAGGCGCGCCTGCGCACCATTGCCGATACCTTGCCGGCCATGGTGGCCTACATCGACGCCAACCAGGTCTATCGCTTCCACAACCTGGCTTACCACCGCGAATTCGGGCGCGATGGCGCGGCCGTGCCGGGCATGACGGTGCGCCAGACCGTTGGCGAGCAGCGTTTCGCCACGCTCGAACCGTACATCCTGCGCGCGCTCAAGGGTGAAACCCTGGTGTTCGAGGAACACGACGAGAGCGAAGGTACCGAGCGCACGCTCGAAGTGACCTACATTCCGCAACTGGGCGAAGACGGCGCGACGGTGGTCGGCTTTCACGTCATGCGCCAGGACATCACCTCGCAAAAGCGCGAGAAAAAGCGCTTGCTGAAACTGGCCCAGGTCGACGCCCTGACCGGGCTGGCCAACCGCGCGGGCTTCCTGCATAAACTCAGCGTGGCGATGCGCGAGAGCGCCGACGACGGCCATCTGATGGCGCTGATGTACATGGACGTCGACCATTTCAAGCCGGTCAACGATACCTACGGCCACCATGTGGGCGACGCCCTGCTCAAGGCGTTTTCGGCACGCCTGACGCAGACCCTGCGCGCCAGCGATACCGTGGCGCGCCTGGGCGGCGACGAATTCACCATCATCATGGAAAAGCTGGCGCGCCCGGAAGATGCGCAAGCCATCGCGGCCAAGATCGTCAGCGCGATGCAGGCGCCGTTCGAGCTGGGAACGGTCACGGTATCGGTCTCTGCCAGCATCGGGCTGGCCTACTTCAGCGGCGGCACGCTCGAACCGGACGCGCTGCTGCAGCAGGCCGACATGCAGCTGTACCAGGCCAAGCAGGCCGGGCGCAATACCTGGCGCGCCGCGGCCTGA
- a CDS encoding PIN domain-containing protein, with amino-acid sequence MALVLFDTNILIDALNGIPEALQKLGYYTNPAISAVTWMELIAGTPPSEQTGTRAFLVSGGFEVIQTDEAIMHEAAAIRGASMRSLPKIPLLDAIIRATGNITRRLIITRNKKDFVGPNIRIPYELETQTIVQVINVMPPPAQ; translated from the coding sequence ATGGCGCTAGTCTTATTTGACACCAACATCCTGATCGACGCCCTGAATGGCATTCCTGAAGCCCTCCAGAAATTGGGTTATTACACCAATCCTGCCATCAGCGCAGTCACCTGGATGGAGCTGATTGCGGGGACGCCGCCTTCGGAGCAGACAGGCACGCGCGCATTCTTGGTGAGCGGCGGGTTCGAAGTCATTCAAACAGACGAAGCAATCATGCACGAGGCTGCGGCGATCCGTGGCGCGAGTATGCGCAGTCTGCCGAAGATCCCGTTACTGGACGCCATCATCCGTGCAACCGGAAATATCACGCGACGGCTGATCATCACCCGGAACAAAAAAGATTTTGTCGGCCCGAATATCCGCATCCCGTATGAACTCGAAACGCAGACCATCGTGCAGGTAATCAATGTGATGCCGCCGCCTGCGCAGTAA